One segment of Triticum aestivum cultivar Chinese Spring chromosome 2A, IWGSC CS RefSeq v2.1, whole genome shotgun sequence DNA contains the following:
- the LOC123190778 gene encoding filament-like plant protein 7 isoform X4: MDHKTWLWRKKASERTVLVKNKPNISDKEQEIARLERSLQGLNEQLSFAHAECFEKDAILSKQAKVAEEAILGWEKAEAEAIAIKTELDDTLHQKAMVEQRICQLDEALNVAAEERELLIKDTAQIISCEKDKVWNLEQNVAEKENIIASLDDEYSRLSEILSAKEKIILDLTESNAVKESDLKDLAVKLESTERSNSSLRYEVCMLQKQLDIRSEERKCNLKSADASHKQHLENVRKITKLEEECKRLRSMVRKRLPGPAAIARMRSEVETLSSSTTHIRTGKLNSSPSFNSYDQTQNTSNASHVSPSLLARLHVTEDENKAMQESLSRKDGELQHSRTMLARTTSKLSQVEAQLEDLSGDRATTELAKRSPTVVENPLSSISEGGRNEDNVSCSGSWASALISELEHFKKGKLTTPSCKSTRMSDLSFMDDFEEIERLAMVCDDKPSKSYDVKREAAESAGKELVPVDGLSETANQVHPHKTEKGLLKLIELVEGVIQRSSKDYSSNLVQSGGNMGDQSTLITGYFAHAFLWKTSELTCVLRHFIVVCNELLYGNTDVERFVLEVSLTLDWILNHCFSLQDVSEMRETIIKHLHLDSTDVHEAVAAKQIGVQATNGIDEPGTPNSVQMSLVSQSSPMDIGLKADNDTDSIRNGVSFFHAPEVKSSSLRAELNALKETGNLVTHGVDGKSTVSELDKHKSIANSEVNKGNLQGSSHSTEEDPKCVSGNKDKNLQAQLEISTASEKLIECQETILNLGKQLKALASPKDATSVRPERKPRSKSLNEMLAVDDGGFDDLSSPKTKEIICSEIRPPHERKFSADGGGDDSESCYSHPTPVAPPAKPSVVSGSCKKEAAAKAVSLAVVPSKQKGNPNLLKRILTGRRRDAIIKPKVVLSA, encoded by the exons ATGGACCATAAAACATGGCTTTGGAGAAAGAAGGCATCAGAAAGGACAGTTTTAGTAAAGAATAAACCAAATATATCAGATAAGGAACAGGAG ATTGCACGGCTAGAGAGATCACTGCAAGGCTTAAATGAACAACTTTCATTTGCTCATGCTGAATGCTTCGAGAAGGATGCTATTTTATCCAAGCAAGCAAAAGTAGCTGAAGAAGCCATACTAG GCTGGGAGAAAGCAGAGGCTGAAGCTATAGCTATCAAGACAGAACTTGATGATACTCTACATCAGAAAGCCATGGTTGAGCAAAGGATTTGTCAGCTTGATGAGGCTCTAAATGTTGCAGCGGAAGAGAGGGAGTTGTTGATAAAGGATACTGCTCAAATAATTTCTTGTGAGAAGGATAAAGTTTGGAATCTAGAACAAAATGTCGCGGAGAAAGAGAACATAATTGCTAGCTTGGACGATGAGTACAGCAGACTATCTGAAATCCTCTCAGCAAAAGAGAAAATCATCTTAGATCTAACTGAATCAAATGCAGTGAAAGAGTCGGACTTGAAGGACCTTGCAGTAAAACTAGAGTCAACAGAGAGATCAAATTCTTCTCTTAGATATGAGGTTTGCATGCTGCAGAAGCAACTTGATATTCGTAGTGAGGAAAGGAAGTGTAACCTCAAATCTGCTGATGCTTCACACAAACAACATCTTGAAAATGTAAGGAAGATTACTaagctagaagaagaatgcaagagATTGCGCTCAATGGTACGTAAAAGGCTACCAGGACCAGCTGCCATTGCTAGAATGAGAAGTGAAGTTGAAACACTGAGCAGCAGTACAACACACATAAGGACGGGAAAGTTGAATTCTTCGCCATCCTTCAATTCATATGATCAGACACAGAACACTTCCAATGCATCACATGTAAGTCCTTCATTGCTTGCAAGGCTACACGTGACGGAAGATGAAAATAAGGCCATGCAGGAATCTCTTTCTAGAAAGGATGGTGAACTTCAGCATTCCCGTACCATGCTTGCTCGCACAACCTCTAAACTTTCCCAAGTTGAAGCTCAACTCGAAGACTTATCAGGTGATCGAGCTACCACAGAACTGGCAAAAAGGAGTCCTACAGTGGTTGAAAATCCTCTTTCATCTATCTCCGAGGGTGGTCGCAATGAAGATAATGTCAGCTGTTCTGGTTCATGGGCATCAGCCTTGATTTCTGAACTTGAACATTTCAAGAAGGGGAAGCTGACTACACCTTCTTGTAAGAGCACAAGAATGTCAGACTTAAGTTTCATGGATGACTTTGAAGAAATAGAAAGGCTAGCGATGGTATGTGATGATAAGCCTTCAAAATCATATGATGTAAAGAGAGAGGCAGCAGAATCAGCAGGTAAAGAGCTGGTTCCAGTTGATGGTCTCAGTGAAACAGCTAATCAAGTTCACCCGCACAAGACTGAGAAGGGACTCCTGAAGTTAATTGAACTTGTCGAGGGAGTTATCCAGAGATCGTCAAAAGATTACAGTAGCAACCTTGTGCAATCTGGTGGCAACATGGGTGATCAATCTACGCTGATAACTGGTTATTTCGCTCATGCATTCTTATGGAAAACATCAGAACTCACATGTGTACTGCGACACTTCATTGTTGTATGCAATGAGCTTCTGTATGGGAATACTGATGTCGAAAGATTTGTTCTTGAAGTGAGCCTCACACTAGATTGGATACTGAACCACTGCTTTTCACTGCAAGATGTATCAGAGATGAGGGAAACTATCATAAAGCATTTGCATTTAGATAGCACTGATGTGCATGAAGCTGTTGCAGCCAAACAAATAGGAGTCCAAGCCACAAATGGCATAGATGAACCCGGCACTCCAAACAGCGTGCAGATGTCACTAGTTTCTCAATCAAGCCCCATGGATATTGGACTTAAAGCTGATAATGACACAGACAGTATAAGGAATGGAGTCTCATTCTTCCATGCACCGGAAGTAAAATCTTCAAGTTTGCGAGCAGAACTTAATGCATTGAAAGAAACAGGAAATCTGGTAACACATGGTGTTGATGGTAAATCAACAGTGAGTGAACTTGACAAACACAAATCCATCGCTAACTCTGAGGTAAACAAGGGCAATCTACAGGGAAGCAGTCACTCTACTGAAGAAGACCCAAAATGTGTTTCTGGGAATAAAGATAAAAATCTACAAGCG CAGCTGGAGATCTCGACAGCATCAGAGAAGCTCATTGAGTGTCAGGAGACAATCCTAAACCTGGGAAAGCAACTGAAAGCACTTGCATCGCCAAAGGATGCCACCTCGGTTCGTCCAGAGCGAAAACCTCGGTCCAAGTCACTGAATGAGATGCTAGCCGTCGACGACGGGGGATTTGATGACCTCAGCTCCCCGAAGACCAAGGAGATTATATGCTCAGAAATAAGGCCACCACATGAAAGAAAATTTTCGGCCGACGGGGGAGGTGACGATTCAGAATCGTGTTATTCTCACCCAACACCGGTGGCTCCACCCGCCAAGCCTTCCGTTGTGAGCGGAAGCTGCAAGAAAGAAGCCGCCGCCAAGGCCGTATCACTAGCCGTTGTCCCAAGCAAGCAGAAGGGGAACCCCAACTTGCTCAAGAGGATCCTGACAGGAAGGAGGAGGGATGCCATAATCAAACCAAAGGTGGTCCTGAGTGCTTAG
- the LOC123190778 gene encoding filament-like plant protein 7 isoform X3 yields MDHKTWLWRKKASERTVLVKNKPNISDKEQEKIARLERSLQGLNEQLSFAHAECFEKDAILSKQAKVAEEAILGWEKAEAEAIAIKTELDDTLHQKAMVEQRICQLDEALNVAAEERELLIKDTAQIISCEKDKVWNLEQNVAEKENIIASLDDEYSRLSEILSAKEKIILDLTESNAVKESDLKDLAVKLESTERSNSSLRYEVCMLQKQLDIRSEERKCNLKSADASHKQHLENVRKITKLEEECKRLRSMVRKRLPGPAAIARMRSEVETLSSSTTHIRTGKLNSSPSFNSYDQTQNTSNASHVSPSLLARLHVTEDENKAMQESLSRKDGELQHSRTMLARTTSKLSQVEAQLEDLSGDRATTELAKRSPTVVENPLSSISEGGRNEDNVSCSGSWASALISELEHFKKGKLTTPSCKSTRMSDLSFMDDFEEIERLAMVCDDKPSKSYDVKREAAESAGKELVPVDGLSETANQVHPHKTEKGLLKLIELVEGVIQRSSKDYSSNLVQSGGNMGDQSTLITGYFAHAFLWKTSELTCVLRHFIVVCNELLYGNTDVERFVLEVSLTLDWILNHCFSLQDVSEMRETIIKHLHLDSTDVHEAVAAKQIGVQATNGIDEPGTPNSVQMSLVSQSSPMDIGLKADNDTDSIRNGVSFFHAPEVKSSSLRAELNALKETGNLVTHGVDGKSTVSELDKHKSIANSEVNKGNLQGSSHSTEEDPKCVSGNKDKNLQAQLEISTASEKLIECQETILNLGKQLKALASPKDATSVRPERKPRSKSLNEMLAVDDGGFDDLSSPKTKEIICSEIRPPHERKFSADGGGDDSESCYSHPTPVAPPAKPSVVSGSCKKEAAAKAVSLAVVPSKQKGNPNLLKRILTGRRRDAIIKPKVVLSA; encoded by the exons ATGGACCATAAAACATGGCTTTGGAGAAAGAAGGCATCAGAAAGGACAGTTTTAGTAAAGAATAAACCAAATATATCAGATAAGGAACAGGAG AAGATTGCACGGCTAGAGAGATCACTGCAAGGCTTAAATGAACAACTTTCATTTGCTCATGCTGAATGCTTCGAGAAGGATGCTATTTTATCCAAGCAAGCAAAAGTAGCTGAAGAAGCCATACTAG GCTGGGAGAAAGCAGAGGCTGAAGCTATAGCTATCAAGACAGAACTTGATGATACTCTACATCAGAAAGCCATGGTTGAGCAAAGGATTTGTCAGCTTGATGAGGCTCTAAATGTTGCAGCGGAAGAGAGGGAGTTGTTGATAAAGGATACTGCTCAAATAATTTCTTGTGAGAAGGATAAAGTTTGGAATCTAGAACAAAATGTCGCGGAGAAAGAGAACATAATTGCTAGCTTGGACGATGAGTACAGCAGACTATCTGAAATCCTCTCAGCAAAAGAGAAAATCATCTTAGATCTAACTGAATCAAATGCAGTGAAAGAGTCGGACTTGAAGGACCTTGCAGTAAAACTAGAGTCAACAGAGAGATCAAATTCTTCTCTTAGATATGAGGTTTGCATGCTGCAGAAGCAACTTGATATTCGTAGTGAGGAAAGGAAGTGTAACCTCAAATCTGCTGATGCTTCACACAAACAACATCTTGAAAATGTAAGGAAGATTACTaagctagaagaagaatgcaagagATTGCGCTCAATGGTACGTAAAAGGCTACCAGGACCAGCTGCCATTGCTAGAATGAGAAGTGAAGTTGAAACACTGAGCAGCAGTACAACACACATAAGGACGGGAAAGTTGAATTCTTCGCCATCCTTCAATTCATATGATCAGACACAGAACACTTCCAATGCATCACATGTAAGTCCTTCATTGCTTGCAAGGCTACACGTGACGGAAGATGAAAATAAGGCCATGCAGGAATCTCTTTCTAGAAAGGATGGTGAACTTCAGCATTCCCGTACCATGCTTGCTCGCACAACCTCTAAACTTTCCCAAGTTGAAGCTCAACTCGAAGACTTATCAGGTGATCGAGCTACCACAGAACTGGCAAAAAGGAGTCCTACAGTGGTTGAAAATCCTCTTTCATCTATCTCCGAGGGTGGTCGCAATGAAGATAATGTCAGCTGTTCTGGTTCATGGGCATCAGCCTTGATTTCTGAACTTGAACATTTCAAGAAGGGGAAGCTGACTACACCTTCTTGTAAGAGCACAAGAATGTCAGACTTAAGTTTCATGGATGACTTTGAAGAAATAGAAAGGCTAGCGATGGTATGTGATGATAAGCCTTCAAAATCATATGATGTAAAGAGAGAGGCAGCAGAATCAGCAGGTAAAGAGCTGGTTCCAGTTGATGGTCTCAGTGAAACAGCTAATCAAGTTCACCCGCACAAGACTGAGAAGGGACTCCTGAAGTTAATTGAACTTGTCGAGGGAGTTATCCAGAGATCGTCAAAAGATTACAGTAGCAACCTTGTGCAATCTGGTGGCAACATGGGTGATCAATCTACGCTGATAACTGGTTATTTCGCTCATGCATTCTTATGGAAAACATCAGAACTCACATGTGTACTGCGACACTTCATTGTTGTATGCAATGAGCTTCTGTATGGGAATACTGATGTCGAAAGATTTGTTCTTGAAGTGAGCCTCACACTAGATTGGATACTGAACCACTGCTTTTCACTGCAAGATGTATCAGAGATGAGGGAAACTATCATAAAGCATTTGCATTTAGATAGCACTGATGTGCATGAAGCTGTTGCAGCCAAACAAATAGGAGTCCAAGCCACAAATGGCATAGATGAACCCGGCACTCCAAACAGCGTGCAGATGTCACTAGTTTCTCAATCAAGCCCCATGGATATTGGACTTAAAGCTGATAATGACACAGACAGTATAAGGAATGGAGTCTCATTCTTCCATGCACCGGAAGTAAAATCTTCAAGTTTGCGAGCAGAACTTAATGCATTGAAAGAAACAGGAAATCTGGTAACACATGGTGTTGATGGTAAATCAACAGTGAGTGAACTTGACAAACACAAATCCATCGCTAACTCTGAGGTAAACAAGGGCAATCTACAGGGAAGCAGTCACTCTACTGAAGAAGACCCAAAATGTGTTTCTGGGAATAAAGATAAAAATCTACAAGCG CAGCTGGAGATCTCGACAGCATCAGAGAAGCTCATTGAGTGTCAGGAGACAATCCTAAACCTGGGAAAGCAACTGAAAGCACTTGCATCGCCAAAGGATGCCACCTCGGTTCGTCCAGAGCGAAAACCTCGGTCCAAGTCACTGAATGAGATGCTAGCCGTCGACGACGGGGGATTTGATGACCTCAGCTCCCCGAAGACCAAGGAGATTATATGCTCAGAAATAAGGCCACCACATGAAAGAAAATTTTCGGCCGACGGGGGAGGTGACGATTCAGAATCGTGTTATTCTCACCCAACACCGGTGGCTCCACCCGCCAAGCCTTCCGTTGTGAGCGGAAGCTGCAAGAAAGAAGCCGCCGCCAAGGCCGTATCACTAGCCGTTGTCCCAAGCAAGCAGAAGGGGAACCCCAACTTGCTCAAGAGGATCCTGACAGGAAGGAGGAGGGATGCCATAATCAAACCAAAGGTGGTCCTGAGTGCTTAG
- the LOC123190778 gene encoding filament-like plant protein 7 isoform X6 has protein sequence MDHKTWLWRKKASERTVLKIARLERSLQGLNEQLSFAHAECFEKDAILSKQAKVAEEAILGWEKAEAEAIAIKTELDDTLHQKAMVEQRICQLDEALNVAAEERELLIKDTAQIISCEKDKVWNLEQNVAEKENIIASLDDEYSRLSEILSAKEKIILDLTESNAVKESDLKDLAVKLESTERSNSSLRYEVCMLQKQLDIRSEERKCNLKSADASHKQHLENVRKITKLEEECKRLRSMVRKRLPGPAAIARMRSEVETLSSSTTHIRTGKLNSSPSFNSYDQTQNTSNASHVSPSLLARLHVTEDENKAMQESLSRKDGELQHSRTMLARTTSKLSQVEAQLEDLSGDRATTELAKRSPTVVENPLSSISEGGRNEDNVSCSGSWASALISELEHFKKGKLTTPSCKSTRMSDLSFMDDFEEIERLAMVCDDKPSKSYDVKREAAESAGKELVPVDGLSETANQVHPHKTEKGLLKLIELVEGVIQRSSKDYSSNLVQSGGNMGDQSTLITGYFAHAFLWKTSELTCVLRHFIVVCNELLYGNTDVERFVLEVSLTLDWILNHCFSLQDVSEMRETIIKHLHLDSTDVHEAVAAKQIGVQATNGIDEPGTPNSVQMSLVSQSSPMDIGLKADNDTDSIRNGVSFFHAPEVKSSSLRAELNALKETGNLVTHGVDGKSTVSELDKHKSIANSEVNKGNLQGSSHSTEEDPKCVSGNKDKNLQAQLEISTASEKLIECQETILNLGKQLKALASPKDATSVRPERKPRSKSLNEMLAVDDGGFDDLSSPKTKEIICSEIRPPHERKFSADGGGDDSESCYSHPTPVAPPAKPSVVSGSCKKEAAAKAVSLAVVPSKQKGNPNLLKRILTGRRRDAIIKPKVVLSA, from the exons ATGGACCATAAAACATGGCTTTGGAGAAAGAAGGCATCAGAAAGGACAGTTTTA AAGATTGCACGGCTAGAGAGATCACTGCAAGGCTTAAATGAACAACTTTCATTTGCTCATGCTGAATGCTTCGAGAAGGATGCTATTTTATCCAAGCAAGCAAAAGTAGCTGAAGAAGCCATACTAG GCTGGGAGAAAGCAGAGGCTGAAGCTATAGCTATCAAGACAGAACTTGATGATACTCTACATCAGAAAGCCATGGTTGAGCAAAGGATTTGTCAGCTTGATGAGGCTCTAAATGTTGCAGCGGAAGAGAGGGAGTTGTTGATAAAGGATACTGCTCAAATAATTTCTTGTGAGAAGGATAAAGTTTGGAATCTAGAACAAAATGTCGCGGAGAAAGAGAACATAATTGCTAGCTTGGACGATGAGTACAGCAGACTATCTGAAATCCTCTCAGCAAAAGAGAAAATCATCTTAGATCTAACTGAATCAAATGCAGTGAAAGAGTCGGACTTGAAGGACCTTGCAGTAAAACTAGAGTCAACAGAGAGATCAAATTCTTCTCTTAGATATGAGGTTTGCATGCTGCAGAAGCAACTTGATATTCGTAGTGAGGAAAGGAAGTGTAACCTCAAATCTGCTGATGCTTCACACAAACAACATCTTGAAAATGTAAGGAAGATTACTaagctagaagaagaatgcaagagATTGCGCTCAATGGTACGTAAAAGGCTACCAGGACCAGCTGCCATTGCTAGAATGAGAAGTGAAGTTGAAACACTGAGCAGCAGTACAACACACATAAGGACGGGAAAGTTGAATTCTTCGCCATCCTTCAATTCATATGATCAGACACAGAACACTTCCAATGCATCACATGTAAGTCCTTCATTGCTTGCAAGGCTACACGTGACGGAAGATGAAAATAAGGCCATGCAGGAATCTCTTTCTAGAAAGGATGGTGAACTTCAGCATTCCCGTACCATGCTTGCTCGCACAACCTCTAAACTTTCCCAAGTTGAAGCTCAACTCGAAGACTTATCAGGTGATCGAGCTACCACAGAACTGGCAAAAAGGAGTCCTACAGTGGTTGAAAATCCTCTTTCATCTATCTCCGAGGGTGGTCGCAATGAAGATAATGTCAGCTGTTCTGGTTCATGGGCATCAGCCTTGATTTCTGAACTTGAACATTTCAAGAAGGGGAAGCTGACTACACCTTCTTGTAAGAGCACAAGAATGTCAGACTTAAGTTTCATGGATGACTTTGAAGAAATAGAAAGGCTAGCGATGGTATGTGATGATAAGCCTTCAAAATCATATGATGTAAAGAGAGAGGCAGCAGAATCAGCAGGTAAAGAGCTGGTTCCAGTTGATGGTCTCAGTGAAACAGCTAATCAAGTTCACCCGCACAAGACTGAGAAGGGACTCCTGAAGTTAATTGAACTTGTCGAGGGAGTTATCCAGAGATCGTCAAAAGATTACAGTAGCAACCTTGTGCAATCTGGTGGCAACATGGGTGATCAATCTACGCTGATAACTGGTTATTTCGCTCATGCATTCTTATGGAAAACATCAGAACTCACATGTGTACTGCGACACTTCATTGTTGTATGCAATGAGCTTCTGTATGGGAATACTGATGTCGAAAGATTTGTTCTTGAAGTGAGCCTCACACTAGATTGGATACTGAACCACTGCTTTTCACTGCAAGATGTATCAGAGATGAGGGAAACTATCATAAAGCATTTGCATTTAGATAGCACTGATGTGCATGAAGCTGTTGCAGCCAAACAAATAGGAGTCCAAGCCACAAATGGCATAGATGAACCCGGCACTCCAAACAGCGTGCAGATGTCACTAGTTTCTCAATCAAGCCCCATGGATATTGGACTTAAAGCTGATAATGACACAGACAGTATAAGGAATGGAGTCTCATTCTTCCATGCACCGGAAGTAAAATCTTCAAGTTTGCGAGCAGAACTTAATGCATTGAAAGAAACAGGAAATCTGGTAACACATGGTGTTGATGGTAAATCAACAGTGAGTGAACTTGACAAACACAAATCCATCGCTAACTCTGAGGTAAACAAGGGCAATCTACAGGGAAGCAGTCACTCTACTGAAGAAGACCCAAAATGTGTTTCTGGGAATAAAGATAAAAATCTACAAGCG CAGCTGGAGATCTCGACAGCATCAGAGAAGCTCATTGAGTGTCAGGAGACAATCCTAAACCTGGGAAAGCAACTGAAAGCACTTGCATCGCCAAAGGATGCCACCTCGGTTCGTCCAGAGCGAAAACCTCGGTCCAAGTCACTGAATGAGATGCTAGCCGTCGACGACGGGGGATTTGATGACCTCAGCTCCCCGAAGACCAAGGAGATTATATGCTCAGAAATAAGGCCACCACATGAAAGAAAATTTTCGGCCGACGGGGGAGGTGACGATTCAGAATCGTGTTATTCTCACCCAACACCGGTGGCTCCACCCGCCAAGCCTTCCGTTGTGAGCGGAAGCTGCAAGAAAGAAGCCGCCGCCAAGGCCGTATCACTAGCCGTTGTCCCAAGCAAGCAGAAGGGGAACCCCAACTTGCTCAAGAGGATCCTGACAGGAAGGAGGAGGGATGCCATAATCAAACCAAAGGTGGTCCTGAGTGCTTAG
- the LOC123190778 gene encoding filament-like plant protein 7 isoform X5 has product MDHKTWLWRKKASERTVLEKIARLERSLQGLNEQLSFAHAECFEKDAILSKQAKVAEEAILGWEKAEAEAIAIKTELDDTLHQKAMVEQRICQLDEALNVAAEERELLIKDTAQIISCEKDKVWNLEQNVAEKENIIASLDDEYSRLSEILSAKEKIILDLTESNAVKESDLKDLAVKLESTERSNSSLRYEVCMLQKQLDIRSEERKCNLKSADASHKQHLENVRKITKLEEECKRLRSMVRKRLPGPAAIARMRSEVETLSSSTTHIRTGKLNSSPSFNSYDQTQNTSNASHVSPSLLARLHVTEDENKAMQESLSRKDGELQHSRTMLARTTSKLSQVEAQLEDLSGDRATTELAKRSPTVVENPLSSISEGGRNEDNVSCSGSWASALISELEHFKKGKLTTPSCKSTRMSDLSFMDDFEEIERLAMVCDDKPSKSYDVKREAAESAGKELVPVDGLSETANQVHPHKTEKGLLKLIELVEGVIQRSSKDYSSNLVQSGGNMGDQSTLITGYFAHAFLWKTSELTCVLRHFIVVCNELLYGNTDVERFVLEVSLTLDWILNHCFSLQDVSEMRETIIKHLHLDSTDVHEAVAAKQIGVQATNGIDEPGTPNSVQMSLVSQSSPMDIGLKADNDTDSIRNGVSFFHAPEVKSSSLRAELNALKETGNLVTHGVDGKSTVSELDKHKSIANSEVNKGNLQGSSHSTEEDPKCVSGNKDKNLQAQLEISTASEKLIECQETILNLGKQLKALASPKDATSVRPERKPRSKSLNEMLAVDDGGFDDLSSPKTKEIICSEIRPPHERKFSADGGGDDSESCYSHPTPVAPPAKPSVVSGSCKKEAAAKAVSLAVVPSKQKGNPNLLKRILTGRRRDAIIKPKVVLSA; this is encoded by the exons ATGGACCATAAAACATGGCTTTGGAGAAAGAAGGCATCAGAAAGGACAGTTTTA GAGAAGATTGCACGGCTAGAGAGATCACTGCAAGGCTTAAATGAACAACTTTCATTTGCTCATGCTGAATGCTTCGAGAAGGATGCTATTTTATCCAAGCAAGCAAAAGTAGCTGAAGAAGCCATACTAG GCTGGGAGAAAGCAGAGGCTGAAGCTATAGCTATCAAGACAGAACTTGATGATACTCTACATCAGAAAGCCATGGTTGAGCAAAGGATTTGTCAGCTTGATGAGGCTCTAAATGTTGCAGCGGAAGAGAGGGAGTTGTTGATAAAGGATACTGCTCAAATAATTTCTTGTGAGAAGGATAAAGTTTGGAATCTAGAACAAAATGTCGCGGAGAAAGAGAACATAATTGCTAGCTTGGACGATGAGTACAGCAGACTATCTGAAATCCTCTCAGCAAAAGAGAAAATCATCTTAGATCTAACTGAATCAAATGCAGTGAAAGAGTCGGACTTGAAGGACCTTGCAGTAAAACTAGAGTCAACAGAGAGATCAAATTCTTCTCTTAGATATGAGGTTTGCATGCTGCAGAAGCAACTTGATATTCGTAGTGAGGAAAGGAAGTGTAACCTCAAATCTGCTGATGCTTCACACAAACAACATCTTGAAAATGTAAGGAAGATTACTaagctagaagaagaatgcaagagATTGCGCTCAATGGTACGTAAAAGGCTACCAGGACCAGCTGCCATTGCTAGAATGAGAAGTGAAGTTGAAACACTGAGCAGCAGTACAACACACATAAGGACGGGAAAGTTGAATTCTTCGCCATCCTTCAATTCATATGATCAGACACAGAACACTTCCAATGCATCACATGTAAGTCCTTCATTGCTTGCAAGGCTACACGTGACGGAAGATGAAAATAAGGCCATGCAGGAATCTCTTTCTAGAAAGGATGGTGAACTTCAGCATTCCCGTACCATGCTTGCTCGCACAACCTCTAAACTTTCCCAAGTTGAAGCTCAACTCGAAGACTTATCAGGTGATCGAGCTACCACAGAACTGGCAAAAAGGAGTCCTACAGTGGTTGAAAATCCTCTTTCATCTATCTCCGAGGGTGGTCGCAATGAAGATAATGTCAGCTGTTCTGGTTCATGGGCATCAGCCTTGATTTCTGAACTTGAACATTTCAAGAAGGGGAAGCTGACTACACCTTCTTGTAAGAGCACAAGAATGTCAGACTTAAGTTTCATGGATGACTTTGAAGAAATAGAAAGGCTAGCGATGGTATGTGATGATAAGCCTTCAAAATCATATGATGTAAAGAGAGAGGCAGCAGAATCAGCAGGTAAAGAGCTGGTTCCAGTTGATGGTCTCAGTGAAACAGCTAATCAAGTTCACCCGCACAAGACTGAGAAGGGACTCCTGAAGTTAATTGAACTTGTCGAGGGAGTTATCCAGAGATCGTCAAAAGATTACAGTAGCAACCTTGTGCAATCTGGTGGCAACATGGGTGATCAATCTACGCTGATAACTGGTTATTTCGCTCATGCATTCTTATGGAAAACATCAGAACTCACATGTGTACTGCGACACTTCATTGTTGTATGCAATGAGCTTCTGTATGGGAATACTGATGTCGAAAGATTTGTTCTTGAAGTGAGCCTCACACTAGATTGGATACTGAACCACTGCTTTTCACTGCAAGATGTATCAGAGATGAGGGAAACTATCATAAAGCATTTGCATTTAGATAGCACTGATGTGCATGAAGCTGTTGCAGCCAAACAAATAGGAGTCCAAGCCACAAATGGCATAGATGAACCCGGCACTCCAAACAGCGTGCAGATGTCACTAGTTTCTCAATCAAGCCCCATGGATATTGGACTTAAAGCTGATAATGACACAGACAGTATAAGGAATGGAGTCTCATTCTTCCATGCACCGGAAGTAAAATCTTCAAGTTTGCGAGCAGAACTTAATGCATTGAAAGAAACAGGAAATCTGGTAACACATGGTGTTGATGGTAAATCAACAGTGAGTGAACTTGACAAACACAAATCCATCGCTAACTCTGAGGTAAACAAGGGCAATCTACAGGGAAGCAGTCACTCTACTGAAGAAGACCCAAAATGTGTTTCTGGGAATAAAGATAAAAATCTACAAGCG CAGCTGGAGATCTCGACAGCATCAGAGAAGCTCATTGAGTGTCAGGAGACAATCCTAAACCTGGGAAAGCAACTGAAAGCACTTGCATCGCCAAAGGATGCCACCTCGGTTCGTCCAGAGCGAAAACCTCGGTCCAAGTCACTGAATGAGATGCTAGCCGTCGACGACGGGGGATTTGATGACCTCAGCTCCCCGAAGACCAAGGAGATTATATGCTCAGAAATAAGGCCACCACATGAAAGAAAATTTTCGGCCGACGGGGGAGGTGACGATTCAGAATCGTGTTATTCTCACCCAACACCGGTGGCTCCACCCGCCAAGCCTTCCGTTGTGAGCGGAAGCTGCAAGAAAGAAGCCGCCGCCAAGGCCGTATCACTAGCCGTTGTCCCAAGCAAGCAGAAGGGGAACCCCAACTTGCTCAAGAGGATCCTGACAGGAAGGAGGAGGGATGCCATAATCAAACCAAAGGTGGTCCTGAGTGCTTAG